ATCAATCTGTCCcattaaacaacatttacaACATCTAATTGGCTGTTCGCTAAACAAAGTCCTCTTTGTTACTCTTGCCTGTCAAGCTCGCTGTTCATAGATAAATCACTTAAGATTTATTATACGTTTTGAAACTTTACtggctgaaatgacaactgccACTGACAGATTTAAACGTCTGTAGCTAACTAGCTACAGACAGGACAGGGCAGAGCTGATCATGCTACACTGACAGCTCATAGTAGTTAGTTGATGATGTGCTCTTTAGTTTTGGAAGTTAATGCAGTGAAGAAGTAACAATTGGATACAACAGTAGACTGTAAACTAGTTAGTTTGTTAAAACGCACATTACTTGACAGACTTGACGTGCATAGTTACAGTTGCTAACTATGATTGGAGCAGAATTCCCAGAAACTTAATCTCAGGTTCGTGTTTTGGGGTTGGTGTTAAATCTAACATGAgatatttttctgctttcttccACTGTAGTTTGTTGATCAGTTCCACGGGTCATATTAAGATGACTGACTTTGGACTGGCAAAGATCGGTCCAGTGCAAATGACAGGAGACCTCCAAATGGAACCTGTCGAGAGAATCGTCCGTGAGTTCACTGACAAAGAGGTtagtttcttctctttcttctgtgCTTATTTTAGCTCAAACCTGGATCGTtgtatttatcattttctgtttcctaCCTTCAGGTAGCGGGCACCGCAATGTACATTGCTCCAGAAACCATCCTGAAGCGAGGCTATGGAAAGCCTGTAGACTGGTGGGCCTTGGGCATCATTTTGTATGAGTTCCTGGTGGGTGAACCTCCTTTTAATGGAGACACATACAGTGACCTCTTTAACCGGGTGGTCGACGGTAAGAATCTTTACTTCAGTTCATTGTTATCTTTTCATCACATGCACCCTTTCTACACATTTGTCATGCTAGCAAATCTAAATGaatctttctttattttaaaagatgattaaaaatgtgcattatcctactttgtgattttcataAAAATCTTGCAAAATGTagctttaattttttgtttcttttagatTTGGTATATTAATCCTTAACTTGTAagattgttttcattcagtGGCTTTGTGGTGATGTAATTAAAGTTTTTAATTCTGTTATTGAATCACTGATATGCTTTTTTCCTCAGACGATATCAGCTGGCCGGAGGGGGAGAAAGCCCCGCCCACTGACGCCCAGGACCTCATCAGCCTTCTCCTGCGAAAGAACGCTATTATTCGGCTGGGTACAGGTTAGTGGCAGATTTACTAATGATGAGGATGTGGATAGAGACAGGATGGGAAACAGATAAACTGATGGGAGAACAACCTGGTGGGCTCCAGGTTGTTtccagacatacagtacagcactAATGAAATGCCACCACAGTGACTGAGCACaaatagatttgttttttaaaattttgtaaGCTAGCATCACATCTTTACCTTCCTCAAAGTTCCTTCCTGTTTTCATTCCTGTTTGTCTCTTCGTCAGCCAGCAGAATATATCAAAAACATAGACCATGAgcacatttcagttaaattgCATTAAGTTGGATCTTGAATGAAGAAATAAGGAGTTTTAGTTCAGAGTCAGATTCAAGAATGACACAAATTGATTTCTAAACATTGAAAAATACAGCATTGTTGGAcacttttgctattttgtcATTAACTGTTGTACATGTGGTACATGCATCTCATGATCTTCTACCACCAAAGTTCAGTCTGTGGCTACGATATGCAGAACTGTGATAGTTTATCTTACACACGGTGGGAAAATCCTACACAGTGGATGTGCTATTGTGAACGGGGCTTCTTTTAAAGTATCCTGTAGcctcagaaaatgtatttacaatagGTAATGATTTGCTCCTTGGCCTTAGGAAATAACGTGAAGTAACGATTGGTTACCACTGTAGGcagtaagctagttagctggaCATGCTAACGATTACAGCTCATGTTAAAGCAGTCACACTGATTAAAGCCATTCCTTCTCtcatatttttgattttgggAAGACTAAAAGTGTCCAGAGACGGGGTCAGGTACAGCTCTTAGGCCAGGCCCAAGATGTGTCGATATACAATGcaaatgtctgtttgtctcaCTTGTTTTCCAGGAGGAGCCGTTGAGGTGAAGGCGCATCCATTTTTCCAGGGTCTAGACTGGAACAACCTCCTAAGTCAGGAGCCTCTATTTGTCCCCGAACTGAAGACTGAGGAGGACACCAGCTACTTTGACTGTAGGTGCCAACACACACCTTAACAATCCTAGATTCATGTCTGACAGACTTTTACTATTTTAGTGCTCATGGACAAACATTAGAGGGTTTCCAGTTTGTTTTTGGGTAGCAACCTGCTTTTTCAGTGATGCCTGGTGGGAATTTCACTTAGGATAAATATCACGTCTGCCTTTTTTTCATGACTTAATGCATGTTGCTTGTTCCTGTGATCCCTACAGCCCGCTCAGACTTGTGCAGCGATGATGAACATAGCGATGATGAATCACCTGTGGAGCTCCCAGACTTCTGCTCTGTTGCCTTCCGCTTCAGAAAGGTACAGTTTTTATCCAGCTGCCAACCTCCACTGCTGTTTGAGACTGTCTGAACCCATTAAATCCATTTCTCACTGTGAAATACAAACTTCATGTAAACAACTTACAGGATAATTATCTACAGCACAgaacaaaaaggagaaatattgactttgatgcttttcttttgaAACTTCAGGTTTACGGCAGCCCGATGCACGTGTCCATCTCCACCTTCAACCAGAGCCTGCTGCCAAGACTCAGCGAGGGGGAGGAGTCCAGCAGCGATGAAGAGGAGGAGTCTGAGTATGGCTATTATGAAGAGTCGTCGTCTGAGGAAGAGCTGGAGTTCAGTAGTGGTGAAGTGGAGTTTGAGTTCATATAtaatgaagaggaggagtttGAGAGCACtactgatgaagaggaggagtttGAGTATAGATATTATGAAGAGGAGTCATCTGAGGAAGAGCAGGAGTTCAGTAGTGGTGAAGTGGAGTTTGTGTACAGatatgatgaagaggaggagtttGAGACCACTactgatgatgaggaggagttTGAGGAAGAGCAGGAGTTCAGTAGTGATGAAGAGGAGTTTGAGGACAGatatgaagaggaggagtttGAGAACACtaatgatgaagaggaggagtttGAGGACAGCCATtacaaagaggaggaggaagtggaggatgTTTATGAAGGCAACAAATTTGATGAACTTAATGAGGAAGAGAAGTGGGATGAAGATTTTGAGGTGGAGGAACTGGAGGATTTTTATGAAGGCAACAAGTTTGATGCACTTAATGAGGAAGAGAAGTGGGATGAAGGttttgaggaggaggaagtggaggatgTTTATGAAGGCAACAAATTTGATGAACTTAATGAGGAAGAGAAGTGGGATGAAGATTTTGAGGTGGAGGAACTGGAGGATTTTTATGAAGGCAACAAGTTTGACGAACTTAATGAGGAAGAGAAGTGGGATGAAGGttttgaggaggaggaagtggaggatgTTTATGAAGGCAACAAATTTGATGAACTTAATGAGGAAGAGAAGTGGGATGAAGATTTTGAGGTGGAGGAACTGGAGGATTTTTATGAAGGCAACAAGTTTGATGCACTTAATGAGGAAGAGAAGTGGGATGAAGGTTTTGAGGAGGAGGAACTGGAGGATTTTTATGAAGGCAACAAGTTTGATGCACTTAATGAGGAAGAGAAGTGGGATGAAGgttttgaggaggaggagaatgatGAGTTTGATGAGTTCAGTGAGGAGGAGGACTCTGAGAACATTCACGAAAAGGAGGGAAACAAGGATAAAgttgatgaggaagaggagcagcagcaacTTGCTCAACAAAACCAAGCcacactgaggaggaggaggaggaggaggaggaggggagggagaggacgAAAGAAGGGGAGGAAGGGGAAGAAGAGATGGAGGGGCAAGGGGAGgtgaaagaagagaagatgatgcaagaggaggaggaaaaacaggTTGCAGGAGGAGCAGAAGAGGAAAACCAAGAAGATGAGGTGGAGGAGAAAGGGGTGTGAGGGTGGGAGGAAGAACAAGTTTTATGAACTTAATGGGGTgggggaaggggaggaggggaaggaaaagaagatgggggggggggggggttgcaggaggaggagaaaaacaggaaaaccaagaagatgaggtggaggaggatgGGGTATGAGGGTGGGAGGAAGTTTATGAGGGCAACAACAAGTTTTATGAACTTAATGGGGTgggggaaggggaggagggggaagaaGAGAGGATGGGGGGGGAGAGAAgttgcaggaggaggagaagaagaacaggAAAACTAAGGAGACAAACCATAGAACACTATCTCTTCACCATCACCCCACCGTTTCCATAGGATGGTTTCCCACCTGCAGCCCAGTGGTCTCCGTggcaacagcagctgcagcagcagagaaacacagacCGGCTGCTGGACACAAAGtatgtacttgtcttgttagatcttagtgctgaatttgacaccattgaccatcacatcctattacagagactgaaacatttaattggcattaaaagAAGTGCATTAAGCTgctttaaatcctatttattcaatcagttaactaaactccaagcatgccttaaggacataaagacctggatgacctgcaattttctgctactaaactcagacgAAGCTGAAGTTTTTGTGCTTGgtcctaaacaccttagaaacacattatctaatgatatagctgcTCTAGATGACATTACTCTGACCTCCAGCTCCACCGTGAGGAAGTTATCTTTGATCAAGACATGTCCTTTAACTAAAACAAATCTaaaggactgccttttttcatttaagtaacattgcaaaaatcaggcacatcctgtctcaaaacgatgcagaaaaactagtccacacatctgttacttctaggctggattactgtaattccttattatcagtcTCTAAAGACtgtccagctggtccagaatgcagctgcacgtctactgacaaaaactaggaaaagagatcatgtttctcccattttagcgtctctgcactggcttcctgtaaaatccaggaTAGAGTttaaagcccttaatggtcagacaccatcatgTCTTAAAGAGCTCGTTGTACCGTATTAACCCACTAGAACACTGAGCTCCCAGAATGCAgacttacttgtggttcctacagtctcacGGTGCTTTCTTGTCTCACAGGAAAATCCAGAGTCCAGGCTGTGGACATCGAGGGCCATGACTGCGGAGATGGTGCAGGGATGGTATTATTGCTATGATTATTACTGGTCATGTCtccattattttcatcattattattgttgttattatgcttctctttgtccccctcttcctccctctttctctctcaacccaaccggtcaaggcagatggccgcccacctagagcccggttctgctccaggtttcttcccgttaaaggggagtttttccttgccgctgtcgccaagcgcttgctcatgggggaattgttgggtttctgtaaattaaagagtacagtctagacctgctcttttgttatgatttggcccagaattgaattgaaaaagtaCTAAAGATCATCTTTTCATCCAGTCCGTTCTGCTTCAGgtcactttttctgtttttgttttgttctgttttattttctttttattttctttcttttacttttcttttcctttcactttgaaaaaataaaaaaaaattaaaaaatacacagcGGTTGTAAGCTTTTTGAACTGAACATAACAGTAAGACAGTAATTTAGGCTgagtgtgtgatgatgatgacgatgataaTTGTTATGATAAATGTAACAGTCTGATcgagtgtgtgttttaaacagtacgagcagcaacagcagctaaatgaagcagtaaaataaaatgcacaacaaaacaatatcaGTGATGTGAAGCTGTGGCTCCTGCTGGAGGggagatctctctctctcagcttttACTCGTCTTCTCAGGGAGCTTCGGCTGTGTTGGTAACTGTTGATGTTGTTGGTCTGTAAAGATGTAAAAAATGCAGCTGTGTAACAACTTTCATCTGACTGTTTAATAACCAAGTTTCAAGAGTTTGTGAATCTCTCCTCATCACTGGGTAGAGACCTCCATGATCATCTACGGCCTGTAACAGAGCTGCAGTCAGGGAAAAAAACTTcttacaaaactgaaaactccCAGACACTTtcatcaaaataacaaaatcactGAAACAAAAGTACGTCTGCTGCTGAATGGTAGTGTGTACAGAAGAGCAGTAATTTCAGGTAGAGTCTGTGACCAAAGATTTCCCTTCATATTTCCTCCAGTTAAATCAAGACTTCACTGCACTGTTGGCCTCttttacaaaaaacagacattttcataGGATccatcataaaacaacaacatgaaaaataaattattcaacaCAATCTAATGTCCCATCTTTTACCATCTTTTACctaataaaacaaagtaaataaatcagTATTTTTCCATAAAGGCCACAACATGAACACAAGATATTACAATAGCCCTGAAATAAACATTTGCTTTGCAAAGCAAAACTCCAGGATGTGTAGGATTGTTTaagatttatttcttttcctgTATTTTAACTCACTTAAACCCTTAACTTAAATATCAGCATCCCTGTGTTAATGTAAACTGTGCACATGTTCTTGCTATTATCCCGTTATTTCATCAAGTTAGGATGTGTG
The genomic region above belongs to Thunnus albacares chromosome 17, fThuAlb1.1, whole genome shotgun sequence and contains:
- the LOC122966833 gene encoding microtubule-associated serine/threonine-protein kinase 1-like gives rise to the protein MGPQQQLTASQKSAQMNSVAQFSNSGLLQATYALRFIQRQLVELAMDCDDTVQNGLVSFQYLVQLQNKLEKLLHETRSVCSPPLRKPVESDFETIKRVSCGSFGSVNLVRHTLSGEAFAMKIIKWQNFTRKSDIRQVLAERDILTFTESPYVVSLFCSFDTQRDVRMVMEYVAGGDCASLLEDWKRFPVDMARMYIAETTMALEYIHSYGILHRDLKPSNLLISSTGHIKMTDFGLAKIGPVQMTGDLQMEPVERIVREFTDKEVAGTAMYIAPETILKRGYGKPVDWWALGIILYEFLVGEPPFNGDTYSDLFNRVVDDDISWPEGEKAPPTDAQDLISLLLRKNAIIRLGTGGAVEVKAHPFFQGLDWNNLLSQEPLFVPELKTEEDTSYFDSRSDLCSDDEHSDDESPVELPDFCSVAFRFRKVYGSPMHVSISTFNQSLLPRLSEGEESSSDEEEESEYGYYEESSSEEELEFSSGEVEFEFIYNEEEEFESTTDEEEEFEYRYYEEESSEEEQEFSSGEVEFVYRYDEEEEFETTTDDEEEFEEEQEFSSDEEEFEDFYEGNKFDALNEEEKWDEGFEEEEVEDVYEGNKFDELNEEEKWDEDFEVEELEDFYEGNKFDELNEEEKWDEGFEEEEVEDVYEGNKFDELNEEEKWDEDFEVEELEDFYEGNKFDALNEEEKWDEGFEEEELEDFYEGNKFDALNEEEKWDEGFEEEENDEFDEFSEEEDSENIHEKEGNKDKVDEEEEQQQLAQQNQATLRRRRRRRRRGGRGRKKGRKGKKRWRGKGR